The following proteins are encoded in a genomic region of Phaeodactylum tricornutum CCAP 1055/1 chromosome 1, whole genome shotgun sequence:
- the VDR gene encoding violaxanthin deepoxidase-related, chloroplast precursor (Violaxanthin de-epoxidase-related) yields MKLHRKGRYRLLVTAVLLGTVCSFVPENLRSGSVRIPRKNANAGSVPGTHTVSKQPSASATRHKVSQTSIDANALPIKNDLIQGPVSANKSIGSITFLLPSSGADEIKTNFGSSSPVGNPSLDEAVRHLANKSQYFSDGRVETRIVYVPIEEQDESVWKDLLETDVLLAMGLQYEADLAFARKLFQQRHDRDAEHRFRQCHFAIDCAQSFPTMVGPYDSENPSFRAKLLPWTKHASGKRLSQQMVALLQRGNSDDFVFAIMLFLNQFSGSSVDWVKHSIDATWEKGPLRNAQEVVSMVSKCGDCVVKCVQDDNCRECLEVLTALDTRDQVASYRTIVSYESDLLKDFSFCILQKNNIFNCDASLPTLPNVQPVATWREQPLTEDIARSLLVGHLNDEAAPESSLRTDISWKVACGANEAYDKFPSQNQLFYPAARGRDLWYDPVFRVETLDGRNVWCKRHYKVRPADIPGTFRFSVLDNGITSNEFWTIVGVADDLSWIVFHYAGAASAVGQRYLGGLLCTADGSLPDESQRPEIWRVLRSAGIQPWDLYTVNNDLTSPGAQEAGPPPLDYFRREVLAKRAASSPHP; encoded by the coding sequence ATGAAGCTCCACCGGAAAGGTCGTTATCGTCTCTTGGTCACGGCAGTATTGCTGGGAACCGTGTGTTCCTTTGTTCCCGAGAATTTACGGTCGGGATCCGTTCGCATTCCGAGAAAAAATGCGAACGCGGGCAGCGTACCAGGAACTCACACGGTTTCGAAACAACCATCCGCATCGGCGACGCGTCATAAAGTCTCCCAGACTTCGATCGACGCGAACGCTCTACCAATCAAGAACGACTTGATCCAAGGACCCGTTAGCGCAAACAAATCTATTGGTTCCATCActtttttgcttccatccTCGGGagcggacgaaatcaaaaccaactttggatcgtcgtcgcccGTGGGAAATCCTTCCCTCGATGAAGCCGTTCGTCATCTTGCTAACAAATCACAGTACTTTTCGGATGGACGGGTGGAGACGAGAATTGTGTACGTTCCCATcgaagagcaagacgaatCCGTTTGGAAGGATTTGCTCGAAACCGACGTCTTGCTGGCCATGGGTTTACAATACGAAGCCGATCTCGCCTTTGCCCGAAAGCTCTTCCAGCAACGCCACGATCGAGATGCGGAACACAGATTCCGCCAGTgccactttgccattgactGCGCACAATCCTTCCCAACCATGGTAGGACCATACGACTCGGAAAATCCATCGTTCCGTGCGAAACTATTGCCCTGGACCAAGCATGCTTCCGGAAAGCGTTTGAGCCAGCAAATGGTGGCATTGCTACAACGAGGAAACTCGGACGACTTTGTTTTCGCGATTATGCTCTTTCTGAATCAGTTTTCGGGGTCGTCAGTTGACTGGGTCAAGCACAGCATTGATGCAACTTGGGAAAAGGGTCCACTACGGAACGCCCAGGAAGTTGTCTCCATGGTTTCCAAGTGCGGAGACTGTGTTGTTAAATGCGTTCAGGACGATAACTGTCGCGAGTGTCTCGAAGTGCTGACCGCGCTGGATACTCGTGATCAGGTTGCATCCTACCGTACCATTGTCTCCTACGAGTCGGATTTGCTGAAGGACTTTTCCTTCTGCATTTTGCAAAAGAACAACATTTTCAATTGCGACGCTTCTCTCCCGACCTTGCCCAACGTGCAACCTGTCGCCACGTGGCGGGAACAGCCTCTGACGGAGGACATTGCTCGGTCGCTGCTCGTGGGCCACTTGAACGACGAAGCGGCACCCGAAAGTTCTTTGCGCACCGACATTTCCTGGAAAGTCGCTTGCGGTGCCAACGAAGCCTATGATAAGTTTCCTTCGCAGAACCAACTCTTCTATCCCGCTGCTCGCGGTCGAGATTTGTGGTACGATCCCGTTTTCCGCGTAGAAACTTTGGATGGTCGAAATGTTTGGTGCAAACGTCATTACAAAGTGCGTCCGGCCGACATTCCCGGTACTTTTCGATTTTCAGTGCTCGACAATGGTATTACGTCGAACGAATTCTGGACCATTGTCGGCGTCGCTGACGATTTGTCCTGGATTGTCTTTCACTATGCCGGTGCCGCTAGTGCCGTAGGACAACGATATCTAGGTGGATTGCTGTGTACCGCGGATGGATCGTTGCCGGACGAGTCGCAACGACCAGAGATTTGGCGCGTGTTGCGAAGTGCCGGCATTCAACCATGGGATTTGTACACCGTTAACAACGACTTGACTAGTCCAGGGGCCCAAGAGGCCGGTCCACCACCGCTGGACTATTTCCGCAGAGAGGTCCTGGCCAAGCGAGCGGCTAGTAGTCCTCATCCTTAG
- the H3-1c gene encoding histone H3 isoform 1c (Similar to histone H3 core component of nucleosomes, containing two molecules each of H2A, H2B, H3 and H4) translates to MARTKQTARKSTGGKAPRKQLATKAARKSAPATGGVKKPHRYRPGTVALREIRRYQKSTDLLIRKLPFQRLVREIAQDFKSDLRFQGSAVLALQEAAEAYLVGLFEDTNLCAIHAKRVTIMPKDIQLARRIRGERS, encoded by the coding sequence ATGGCTCGCACCAAGCAAACCGCTCGTAAGAGTACCGGTGGCAAGGCCCCACGCAAACAACTCGCCACCAAGGCCGCCCGCAAATCCGCACCCGCCACCGGAGGCGTCAAGAAGCCCCATCGTTATCGCCCGGGTACCGTCGCCTTGCGAGAAATTCGTCGTTACCAGAAGTCGACGGATCTGCTCATTCGTAAATTGCCCTTTCAGCGTCTCGTTCGTGAAATTGCCCAGGATTTCAAGTCCGATTTGCGTTTCCAGGGTTCGGCTGTGTTGGCCCTCCAGGAAGCCGCTGAAGCCTACCTTGTCGGTTTATTCGAAGACACTAACTTGTGCGCGATTCACGCTAAGCGTGTGACGATCATGCCCAAGGACATTCAGTTGGCTCGCCGTATTCGTGGAGAACGTTCGTAG
- a CDS encoding predicted protein has protein sequence MGNEPSKKAGRNSSAPSTSTATTTKTNTSKDKHKPAHGSKHVSINPGDIKNETSTLPAGNKTAKPKLRMDESAHTFAPSTASASGHYRRGSSPVMITDALSDVRVNYHIEPKELGHGHYGVVRKCMHRDSGEWYAIKSIRKSKVSKIEVLKREIAILKEVQHPHIIELHEVYEDERYLHLITEICTGGELFDRIIAKTQSAEGHFSEHDAAVLVRDILDAIRYCHDEKGIVHRDLKPENFLFLTEAEDAPVKIIDFGLSRHETDMGIMQTKVGTPYYVAPEVLRREYTNSCDIWSIGVITYILLCGYPPFYGESDTQIFESVKVGKFDFPSPEWDEISQSAKDFVLIMLKKSPMDRPTAAAALKHRWLKEQLGRKELATSSISHASVRTGEFTKYLAMKKLRKAALGYIASNLTQTEVGHLAELFKTMDKNDDGHVSLAELDEAIAKGSFNKEIRDDLREMRHELTLSDEETIDYRDFLAATMDRSLAMREENMKMAFEHFKRSDADYLTLEDFADFFGGEAHAKEILSLLDANGDGKVSFDDFRRVIAESMEDDEDETENGEVIG, from the exons ATGGGAAACGAACCATCGAAAAAGGCAGGTCGAAATTCATCAGCACCGTCGACTTCGACAGCCACCACAACAAAGACGAACACCTCAAAGG ATAAGCACAAGCCGGCTCACGGCTCTAAGCATGTCAGTATAAACCCGGGGGACATAAAGAACGAAACCTCTACTCTCCCGGCCGGTAACAAAACCGCCAAACCAAAATTGCGCATGGACGAATCCGCGCATACCTTTGCCCCCAGCACGGCGAGTGCCTCGGGTCACTACCGCCGGGGATCGTCGCCCGTCATGATTACCGACGCCCTTTCCGATGTTCGCGTGAACTATCACATTGAACCCAAGGAACTAGGACACGGTCATTACGGGGTGGTGCGAAAATGTATGCACCGTGATTCCGGAGAATGGTACGCAATCAAGAGTATTCGAAAATCGAAAGTGTCCAAAATTGAGGTATTGAAACGAGAAATTGCTATCCTGAAAGAAGTCCAACACCCGCACATAATCGAGCTGCACGAAGTTTACGAAGACGAACGTTATCTGCATTTGATTACGGAAATTTGCACCGGTGGGGAACTCTTTGATCGGATTATTGCCAAAACGCAATCCGCCGAAGGACACTTTTCGGAACACGATGCGGCCGTCCTGGTGCGAGACATTCTCGACGCTATTCGCTACTGCCACGACGAAAAGGGCATTGTTCATCGCGATTTAAAACCGGAAAATTTCCTCTTTCTCACGGAAGCAGAGGATGCACCCGTCAAGATTATTGATTTTGGGTTGTCCCGGCACGAGACAGACATGGGTATCATGCAAACCAAGGTAGGGACACCCTACTACGTCGCGCCAGAAGTTTTGAGACGGGAGTACACCAATTCCTGTGATATTTGGTCGATCGGTGTCATTACGTACATCTTACTGTGCGGCTACCCACCCTTTTATGGTGAATCCGACACGCAAATATTTGAATCGGTCAAAGTGGGCAAGTTTGACTTTCCGTCACCCGAATGGGACGAAATCAGCCAGTCGGCGAAAGATTTCGTGCTGATTATGCTCAAGAAGAGTCCCATGGATCG ACCTACGGCTGCCGCTGCCCTTAAGCATCGATGGCTCAAGGAACAGCTCGGACGCAAGGAACTGGCCACCTCTAGCATTTCTCATGCAAGCGTTCGGACGGGAGAGTTTACCAAGTATTTGGCGATGAAAAAGTTGAGAAAGGCGGCTCTCGGTTATATTGCGTCGAACCTGACACAAACCGAGGTGGGACATTTGGCGGAATTGTTCAAAACCATGGACAAAAACGATGACGGTCACGTTTCACTAGCCGAACTAGATGAAGCTATTGCTAAGGGAAGCTTCAATAAGGAAATTCGAGACGATCTCAGGGAGATGCGGCACGAATTGACCTTGTCGGACGAAGAGACTATTGATTACCGAGACTTTTTGGCTGCAACCATGGATCGCAGTCTAGCAATGCGCGAGGAGAATATGAAAATGGCTTTTGAGCATTTCAAGCGTTCTGACGCCGACTATCTGACTCTGGAAGATTTTGCCGATTTCTTTGGTGGAGAAGCGCACGCTAAGGAGATCTTGAGTCTGTTGGATGCCAACGGAGATGGGAAGGTATCGTTCGATGACTTTCGAAGAGTTATTGCCGAAAGCatggaggacgacgaagatgaaaCTGAGAATGGGGAAGTCATTGggtaa
- a CDS encoding predicted protein, translating to MGDSGEYLYKDDQGPNLDHPDSLIRLACVVHRFRVPRIGSRSLSFAKSLSTVGRADKARKLVLNADDVRGRLADACSAKKISSERVVADARRYIPMIHSILLSCKVQPESARLDEKLLFEWKSGIEHKPAAFTSEAIMYDLTMCIVTEGLGRAASATENSIAGDFAAASRDYAAAAGIFDFLAQDHLPKWIAKGSKVSQDDLPSECHAPLAKALKTLFMANGQQMAVATVLIKPGKPNYGLLAKLCLGITEQLEDFINMLRKDAFPQMSRMDPDFFTLITFQINIQRSLSLYFQARSLWEKDDHGIAVAILSESTVAARTRESTASDGVPDVTRTPALYPLQDDLKDMRSHMATLLHSWEKDNSQVFFESVPQHVPAGKKLQEGLCMKRSEAYKLEEAEPVLLVLPEGALQRSDSDLARELQERFNVGDE from the coding sequence ATGGGCGACAGCGGCGAATACTTGTACAAGGACGACCAAGGCCCAAATTTGGATCACCCAGACTCGTTGATTCGCCTCGCGTGTGTCGTACATCGCTTTCGAGTGCCCCGTATTGGTTCGCGCTCGTTGTCCTTTGCAAAGTCTTTGTCGACAGTCGGGCGTGCGGACAAAGCTCGGAAGCTGGTTCTGAATGCGGATGATGTACGTGGCCGTTTAGCCGACGCTTGCAGTGCCAAGAAAATATCGAGCGAACGGGTCGTTGCGGATGCACGTCGGTACATTCCCATGATTCATTCCATCCTGTTGAGCTGTAAAGTACAACCAGAATCCGCGAGACTCGACGAAAAGCTCCTGTTTGAATGGAAGTCTGGAATCGAACACAAGCCCGCCGCCTTTACGTCCGAAGCGATCATGTACGATTTAACCATGTGTATCGTGACGGAAGGTTTGGGTCGCGCGGCTTCGGCTACCGAGAACAGTATTGCGGGGGATTTTGCTGCAGCGTCGCGGGATTACGCCGCGGCTGCCGGGATCTTTGATTTCCTAGCCCAAGACCACCTGCCCAAGTGGATTGCCAAAGGTTCCAAAGTCAGTCAGGACGACCTTCCCTCGGAATGCCATGCTCCCCTAGCCAAGGCGTTGAAGACCTTGTTCATGGCCAACGGACAGCAAATGGCCGTGGCAACCGTCCTGATTAAACCCGGAAAACCTAATTACGGTCTCCTGGCCAAACTCTGTCTCGGTATCACTGAGCAACTCGAAGACTTTATCAATATGCTCCGCAAAGACGCCTTTCCCCAAATGAGTCGCATGGATCCAGATTTTTTCACCCTCATTACCTTTCAGATCAACATACAACGATCGCTGAGTTTGTACTTTCAAGCCCGCTCCCTGTGGGAAAAGGACGATCACGGGATTGCCGTGGCGATCTTGTCGGAATCAACCGTAGCGGCACGAACACGTGAATCAACAGCTTCCGATGGTGTTCCGGATGTCACAAGGACTCCAGCCCTCTACCCACTGCAGGACGATTTGAAAGATATGCGCTCGCACATGGCGACACTATTGCATTCCTGGGAAAAGGATAATAGTCAAGTCTTTTTCGAAAGTGTGCCGCAACACGTCCCGGCCGGAAAGAAATTACAAGAAGGTTTATGTATGAAACGGTCAGAGGCTTACAAGTTGGAAGAGGCTGAGCCTGTTCTCTTGGTTTTGCCGGAAGGGGCCTTGCAACGGAGTGATAGCGATCTGGCAAGGGAATTGCAGGAACGATTTAATGTGGGAGACGAATAA
- a CDS encoding predicted protein (putative vesicle transport involved protein, distantly similar to plant VTI12), with the protein MQGLAEVAGDPHRVQESQQKLERDVAPLAKEVQRQLHDTGREELFYQAPDIESSPHDMDRLISSSDDLLRESQSILAETEYIGTNTIMQMGQQREQLQNANLNLEAVQRVTAQAKRLMVGMSRKLLKTKLGLYFTIGVLSVANLWVLVKIYQKHHGTTGDGHDAQ; encoded by the coding sequence ATGCAAGGGCTGGCTGAAGTTGCAGGCGATCCGCACCGTGTTCAGGAATCGCAGCAAAAGCTTGAACGTGACGTGGCTCCGTTGGCCAAGGAAGTGCAACGGCAACTGCACGATACGGGACGGGAAGAATTGTTCTATCAGGCTCCGGATATTGAGAGCTCCCCGCACGATATGGACCGCCTGATTTCCTCATCAGACGATTTGCTGCGGGAATCGCAATCGATTCTGGCGGAAACGGAGTACATTGGAACGAACACGATAATGCAGATGGGCCAACAGCGGGAGCAGTTGCAGAACGCCAATCTGAATCTGGAAGCCGTGCAGCGAGTTACCGCTCAAGCGAAACGACTCATGGTTGGGATGAGTCGGAAACTGCTGAAAACCAAACTCGGCTTGTACTTTACGATAGGCGTCTTGAGTGTGGCGAATCTCTGGGTACTGGTCAAGATTTATCAAAAACATCACGGTACGACAGGCGATGGCCACGATGCGCAGTAG
- a CDS encoding predicted protein: MTNERILSIQSHVVSGYVGNKAAVFPLQLLGFDVDVVNSVHFSNHTGYTNGWEGDVLKGEQLRAILDGLDRNGLLSSVGHVLTGYIGSISFLEAVLDVIKTIRMKHKVRFVCDPVLGDKGEFYVPKELVQVYREKVIPIADVLTPNQFEVEQLTGIDVKTLNDAKMACQALHDMGPSLIFITSCEFSEREMSILASQRRENEIQLWHIACPILAGHFTGTGDLCASLLLAHTARDPDNLPAAMEKVINTMFAVIERTSKNGGDSVQSRELRLVQSKLDIENPPQRFKAERI; encoded by the exons ATGACAAACGAACGTATCCTTTCCATCCAGTCGCATGTAGTTTCCGGAT ATGTTGGGAACAAGGCAGCCGTGTTCCCTTTACAGCTTCTTGGTTTCGATGTTGACGTTGTAAATTCTGTGCATTTTTCCAATCACACGGGGTATACCAACGGATGGGAAGGGGACGTCTTGAAAGGAGAACAACTCCGAGCTATTCTGGACGGTCTCGATCGGAACGGCTTGCTATCGTCGGTAGGTCACGTCTTGACGGGGTACATTGGCTCGATTTCTTTCCTGGAAGCCGTGCTGGATGTCATCAAAACTATTCGAATGAAGCATAAGGTTCGGTTCGTGTGTGATCCGGTACTGGGAGACAAAGGCGAGTTCTACGTTCCCAAAGAGCTGGTGCAGGTGTACCGAGAAAAAGTCATTCCGATAGCGGACGTTCTGACGCCCAATCAGTTTGAAGTCGAGCAACTAACAGGAATCGATGTCAAAACATTGAATGATGCCAAAATGGCGTGCCAGGCTTTGCACGACATGGGTCCGAGTTTGATATTCATTACGAGTTGCGAGTTTTCCGAACGTGAAATGTCGATACTGGCGTCTCAGCGTCGCGAAAACGAGATTCAGCTCTGGCACATTGCGTGTCCCATATTGGCGGGACACTTTACCGGCACGGGAGATTTGTGTGCCTCTCTCCTGCTTGCGCACACGGCGCGAGATCCGGACAATTTGCCGGCGGCTATGGAAAAGGTTATCAATACCATGTTTGCGGTGATTGAACGGACCAGTAAGAACGGAGGGGATTCGGTGCAGTCACGGGAGTTGAGATTGGTACAAAGCAAATTGGACATTGAAAATCCGCCGCAGCGTTTCAAGGCGGAACGAATATAG